One genomic segment of Sminthopsis crassicaudata isolate SCR6 chromosome 4, ASM4859323v1, whole genome shotgun sequence includes these proteins:
- the APCS gene encoding serum amyloid P-component isoform X1 yields the protein MERILTGALVFYSLLGAIAPIDMRSKVLIFPKETSDAHVLLIPQIEKSLENFTICLRAYTDLSRPYSLFSYATRSKDNELLLYKGHPGEYNLFIGNEKISFQVNDDLSSPVHICASWESASGIAELWINNKPLVRKGLKKGYLVKAEAKIILGQEQDSFGGNFSQKQSFVGEIGDVNLWDYVLSPSDIHSLYNGETFSANILDWGALNYEIKGYVVIKPPLWS from the exons ATGGAAAGGATCTTGACTGGGGCATTGGTGTTTTACAGTCTTTTAGGGGCTATTGCTCCGATAG ACATGAGATCTAAAGTGTTGATATTCCCTAAAGAAACATCTGATGCCCATGTCCTCCTAATCCCTCAGATTGAGAAGTCACTGGAAAATTTCACTATTTGCCTGCGTGCCTACACTGACCTCTCACGTCCCTACAGCCTTTTCTCCTATGCGACCAGAAGCAAAGACAATGAATTACTCCTATATAAGGGCCATCCTGGGGAATATAATTTGTTCAttggaaatgaaaagatttcttTCCAAGTCAATGATGACCTTTCTTCCCCAGTCCATATTTGTGCAAGCTGGGAGTCAGCTTCTGGCATAGCTGAACTGTGGATAAATAATAAACCCCTAGTGAGAAAGGGCCTGAAGAAGGGATATTTGGTGAAAGCAGAGGCAAAGATTATTCTGGGACAAGAGCAAGATTCCTTTGGGGGAAATTTTAGCCAAAAACAGTCTTTTGTGGGAGAAATTGGAGATGTGAACTTGTGGGATTATGTACTTTCTCCATCAGACATTCATTCTTTGTACAATGGTGAGACCTTCAGTGCTAATATCTTAGATTGGGGAGCATTGAATTATGAGATAAAGGGTTATGTGGTCATCAAACCCCCGCTGTGGTCCTGA
- the APCS gene encoding serum amyloid P-component isoform X2, translating into MVYIWFAAYGIHSQYMRSKVLIFPKETSDAHVLLIPQIEKSLENFTICLRAYTDLSRPYSLFSYATRSKDNELLLYKGHPGEYNLFIGNEKISFQVNDDLSSPVHICASWESASGIAELWINNKPLVRKGLKKGYLVKAEAKIILGQEQDSFGGNFSQKQSFVGEIGDVNLWDYVLSPSDIHSLYNGETFSANILDWGALNYEIKGYVVIKPPLWS; encoded by the coding sequence ACATGAGATCTAAAGTGTTGATATTCCCTAAAGAAACATCTGATGCCCATGTCCTCCTAATCCCTCAGATTGAGAAGTCACTGGAAAATTTCACTATTTGCCTGCGTGCCTACACTGACCTCTCACGTCCCTACAGCCTTTTCTCCTATGCGACCAGAAGCAAAGACAATGAATTACTCCTATATAAGGGCCATCCTGGGGAATATAATTTGTTCAttggaaatgaaaagatttcttTCCAAGTCAATGATGACCTTTCTTCCCCAGTCCATATTTGTGCAAGCTGGGAGTCAGCTTCTGGCATAGCTGAACTGTGGATAAATAATAAACCCCTAGTGAGAAAGGGCCTGAAGAAGGGATATTTGGTGAAAGCAGAGGCAAAGATTATTCTGGGACAAGAGCAAGATTCCTTTGGGGGAAATTTTAGCCAAAAACAGTCTTTTGTGGGAGAAATTGGAGATGTGAACTTGTGGGATTATGTACTTTCTCCATCAGACATTCATTCTTTGTACAATGGTGAGACCTTCAGTGCTAATATCTTAGATTGGGGAGCATTGAATTATGAGATAAAGGGTTATGTGGTCATCAAACCCCCGCTGTGGTCCTGA